One Jeotgalibaca porci genomic region harbors:
- a CDS encoding class C sortase — MKKERKKWLMGLIFLLGLGIFMYPNLTQIYAKISQYQIILSYNRQQSEMSKEIKKIEMARIAEYNKSLIDNTVVYEDPFETNEAATETLKDKSSEKLGDPIGYIAIPKISVNVPIYNGTTDYILQKGIGLLEKSSMPVGGAGTHAALTGHRGLPESKLFTDLDEMKIGDIFYIHSLAGTLAYEVESVETVLPHETETLKIMDDRDLVTLITCTPYMINTHRILVRGARITLDATKEPEPLTPTQKIITTVDEKGPILIWIFVGGIVILVGSVVIWQRRKKEGEKT; from the coding sequence ATGAAAAAGGAACGAAAAAAATGGCTGATGGGGCTTATATTTTTATTGGGCTTAGGTATTTTTATGTATCCTAACCTTACACAAATTTATGCAAAAATATCCCAGTATCAGATCATCTTATCGTATAATCGTCAACAATCCGAGATGAGTAAAGAGATTAAGAAAATCGAAATGGCTCGCATAGCCGAATATAATAAATCACTAATAGACAACACAGTGGTGTACGAGGATCCATTTGAGACAAACGAGGCTGCGACCGAGACACTAAAGGATAAGAGTAGTGAGAAATTAGGCGATCCTATCGGTTATATTGCAATTCCTAAGATTTCTGTGAACGTTCCGATTTATAATGGAACAACCGATTATATTCTCCAAAAAGGAATCGGGCTTTTAGAAAAAAGCTCCATGCCAGTCGGTGGTGCGGGAACGCATGCTGCTTTAACGGGGCATCGCGGACTTCCTGAATCCAAACTTTTCACTGATTTGGATGAAATGAAGATTGGTGATATTTTTTATATCCATTCATTAGCAGGAACCTTAGCTTATGAAGTCGAGAGCGTTGAAACGGTCTTACCACACGAAACGGAAACATTGAAAATTATGGATGATCGCGATTTGGTTACGCTGATCACCTGTACACCTTATATGATAAATACACATCGGATACTGGTTAGAGGCGCGCGTATTACCTTGGATGCGACGAAAGAACCGGAACCACTCACACCAACTCAAAAAATTATTACAACTGTCGATGAAAAAGGACCCATCCTCATCTGGATATTTGTTGGTGGCATAGTAATCCTGGTCGGAAGCGTAGTTATTTGGCAAAGAAGGAAGAAAGAGGGTGAGAAGACATGA
- a CDS encoding class C sortase, with translation MKKNVSLILFIIGVLIIGVPQFRILLNELQTATQLQSYTEVVEVYPEQDLNIYMETLEQINSNPQTESSQAVSEVPIYNDPFIVEVAPVEYEVTKKLFPDGVIGSIYIPKIGEQLPIYNGATNEHLALGAATVAGTSLPVGGEGTHSVISAHRGYARANYFRHIDLLVPGDKILITILKKTLTYEVTGNQVVEADDPSSLGFEKEQDLLTLLTCHPYMINDKRLLVHAKRVPTTAVAPTFASVVTQREVIAEEGQEIVSDEPTSVSEQPTVQEQKRESLTPINRVKSFVAVTFKFNSETILAPVKRNLLLNRGIVLLSMIAIFIAFCLLIRNLFHLRGK, from the coding sequence ATGAAAAAAAATGTGTCACTCATCCTTTTTATTATCGGTGTCCTCATTATTGGTGTACCACAATTTCGAATTTTGCTAAATGAACTTCAGACAGCTACACAACTCCAATCGTACACTGAAGTTGTTGAGGTATATCCGGAGCAGGATTTAAATATATACATGGAAACATTGGAACAGATTAACTCAAATCCACAAACTGAAAGTTCACAAGCCGTTTCTGAAGTGCCGATTTATAACGATCCTTTTATAGTGGAAGTAGCTCCCGTTGAATATGAAGTAACTAAAAAATTATTCCCAGATGGCGTAATCGGTTCTATTTATATTCCCAAGATAGGCGAACAGTTACCGATTTATAACGGCGCAACAAATGAGCATTTAGCGTTGGGAGCTGCGACAGTGGCCGGAACTTCTTTGCCAGTAGGAGGAGAGGGTACTCATTCCGTCATTTCTGCTCATAGAGGATACGCGAGAGCTAATTATTTCCGTCACATTGATTTATTGGTCCCAGGTGATAAAATCCTCATAACCATTTTGAAAAAGACTTTAACTTATGAAGTAACCGGCAATCAAGTTGTCGAAGCAGACGATCCTTCCAGTCTTGGATTTGAGAAAGAACAGGATTTATTAACCTTATTAACGTGTCATCCTTATATGATTAATGACAAACGTCTACTCGTTCATGCCAAAAGAGTACCGACCACGGCGGTTGCACCTACCTTTGCATCTGTTGTTACTCAAAGGGAGGTCATTGCTGAAGAAGGGCAAGAAATAGTCTCAGATGAACCCACTTCTGTATCTGAACAACCAACCGTCCAAGAGCAAAAGAGAGAGTCACTCACACCGATAAATAGAGTCAAATCATTCGTCGCTGTTACATTCAAATTCAATAGTGAGACAATTCTAGCACCGGTAAAAAGAAATTTACTATTAAATAGAGGGATTGTTTTATTGAGTATGATTGCAATTTTTATAGCATTTTGTTTACTTATCCGAAATTTGTTTCATTTACGCGGAAAATGA
- a CDS encoding SpaH/EbpB family LPXTG-anchored major pilin, which yields MDNRIRYLDKLLVWMMSFVMLVPTLLGFVGSLTTYAAASTDNRIVDAVLYEGPDGFATVQAVHDPEAQKIDWTVTLNKDPTPIPTYLQFEIDILESGLQTPINLSAPLFSETKDNITLIKATDPTLEGDTAILTFSTAIADSTDYEFSLNMLVQVVGDETSLATIQTSPLVKKLNFVVPQPLNQVEQESSEIITSAPEEEVTSEESLPPAEEESASEIIEEQPSQEVAESEDIPEQESSAPEEKPNEVIHPPLASPEEPKPQPEVKPEPQEEIESEEVTELEEETFDPTIAEPVPKSYISNTFPIPFIPVSRMLRTTSVPGSVSVNKTAEACEGCRTYEVTLDITGVPPVKPVDVVLILDKSGSMSDSYSAITSSPSTNTYYYVRVNGNYIRVSYNYGNWQYVSSGNRRYVSWSATGDDSLAGSTQSNSPVAKRFYQLTAKSRMDALKEAAITFSGMVLAANTSNRVAVVQYDGPSTTTGSGNQNQASLTQNFTNNINNVSNAINGLNPVNGTNTQAGLIAGYNAFTNANPQNPTSKKVAILFTDGLPTASIGYQYNESTNPNTIHYTNAINAATNLKNYGSLFSIGLTTGMTGDELTAARYFLNQTQNAGFYEAPTAAQLQTIFNSIYTQINNYGTNGVVTDVIGDDFDLVAGSLPAGATYDAATRTITWNIGTLSGNPTLTYKVKAKDSVIGSEDVTVKLPTNKVAELTYTDVDNNPNQKLTFPVPSVHVPRILEITTTNAEILLGDSIQLGMGTDPAANNYLNITGGTGQYTYAWYLGNQTTVLSTDRNPTFTPTSETTYRVVVTDAEGCTITGYITVKIKTGQLIIHKKDEEGKLILNNPATFILSKSGSQDLIVTTGNTGIATFTGLGKGTYTLKETIAPNGYVLDSTIYTVVVESTGGQVTVTVTDATQTVIPSNPLVIVNKIATISIPVQKFWVDNDNDLNARPTEVVVQIYQNSTYMIGKDLTLTQGLDGLWKGTFTDLPRFNAQGEEYEYTIKEVPVANYESVVADYEITNTLKIGSLTITKLGENETLLDGAEFELQEADGTVAKDIQGNELTGITVDGVLSFNNLPFGTYTLVETKAPDGYELTDQTWIITITEENQTNPHVTITVTNKRMQTLPSTGGPGTILFTLIGVGLMLVAGISFSQTDRKGRNKMNRITKIFTTLLMALIVMMGAIRPIAAVETAPGPPSGKPTTADLVIHKLQFNGQEIPNIENHDGTEITIPNTSGLAGVTFDIYKVADDETSKTTPVGAPSDTGITTAGGLLTFEDLPMGRYLVVEDVDTLPHGVNYNSPNFLVDVPMTNAAGTGWLNPVHVYPKNRLVLATVDFYKAFEEEEGATATFGLYDAETDALLEEETLSANGKVIFTNDGDGYETGSYYVKEISVGGAYGLDSTEFPVAITNADHDTTLNDNNATVHANNAETPLMNYIITEPEKTNTDDDNDDFSANLGEIVNWNIDVRLPMNIEDYTMYKFTDTLDSRLDYVGNVEISIDGLPVTGLATITEPTTTSGGTLIIDFDLEKLAEYAGDNLKISFNTKINETALMGQEIPNNFVLDFDNGSEIDSKTMEEPPFTQTGGAMFDKTSTRQDLEDFSGAQFWVYRMNGDDKEYLQADRSWSTATDTPFTLTSLTDGTFKIEGLSFGTYYLEERVALPGHMLPGTDFEFDVTANTYNAEATVPIQNRPRIDLPSTGGMGTILFTIAGVGLMAGAVKLYKKEEKE from the coding sequence ATGGATAACCGTATTCGCTATCTGGACAAATTACTTGTTTGGATGATGAGCTTCGTAATGTTAGTACCAACACTTTTAGGATTTGTTGGAAGTCTGACTACATACGCAGCAGCATCAACAGATAACCGTATTGTTGATGCCGTTTTATACGAAGGTCCAGACGGGTTTGCCACCGTACAGGCGGTCCATGATCCAGAAGCGCAGAAAATTGATTGGACAGTGACCTTAAATAAAGATCCGACACCGATACCGACCTATCTGCAATTTGAAATCGACATTTTAGAAAGCGGCTTACAGACACCGATTAATCTAAGTGCACCTCTTTTTTCTGAAACGAAAGATAATATAACCCTCATAAAAGCAACGGATCCCACTTTAGAAGGGGATACCGCTATCCTCACATTTTCAACTGCAATTGCAGATTCCACAGATTATGAATTTTCACTCAACATGCTTGTTCAAGTAGTAGGTGATGAAACCTCATTAGCCACGATTCAAACATCCCCATTAGTAAAAAAACTCAACTTTGTAGTTCCCCAACCCCTAAATCAAGTTGAACAAGAATCTTCCGAAATAATTACAAGTGCTCCAGAGGAAGAAGTGACTTCCGAAGAGTCCTTACCCCCAGCCGAAGAGGAATCCGCCAGTGAAATAATTGAAGAGCAGCCGTCCCAAGAGGTAGCTGAATCTGAAGATATTCCTGAGCAGGAATCATCCGCGCCGGAAGAAAAACCTAATGAGGTCATTCATCCACCCCTTGCATCCCCAGAAGAACCAAAACCACAACCAGAAGTTAAACCAGAACCACAAGAAGAAATAGAGTCAGAAGAGGTAACAGAACTAGAAGAGGAAACCTTTGATCCTACTATCGCAGAACCCGTTCCAAAGTCATACATTTCCAATACGTTTCCGATTCCTTTTATTCCAGTAAGTAGAATGCTACGTACAACCAGCGTTCCAGGAAGCGTATCAGTGAATAAAACTGCTGAAGCATGCGAAGGCTGTCGAACATACGAAGTCACCCTTGATATAACCGGTGTTCCGCCAGTTAAACCAGTGGACGTCGTATTAATCCTCGACAAATCAGGAAGTATGTCTGATAGCTATTCGGCAATCACAAGTAGCCCATCTACTAATACATACTACTATGTAAGAGTAAATGGCAACTATATCAGAGTTTCATATAACTATGGAAACTGGCAATATGTATCATCTGGAAACAGACGTTATGTCTCTTGGTCCGCGACAGGTGATGATAGTTTAGCCGGATCGACCCAGTCCAATTCACCTGTTGCGAAGCGTTTCTATCAATTGACGGCGAAATCACGTATGGACGCATTAAAAGAGGCGGCCATTACCTTTTCTGGTATGGTCCTCGCAGCAAATACTAGCAACCGTGTCGCAGTCGTACAATATGACGGCCCATCTACGACCACTGGTTCTGGTAACCAAAACCAGGCATCGTTGACTCAAAACTTCACTAATAACATCAACAATGTTTCCAATGCTATTAATGGACTCAATCCAGTGAATGGTACAAATACTCAAGCGGGATTAATCGCGGGATACAATGCTTTCACAAATGCAAATCCTCAAAATCCTACCTCTAAGAAGGTTGCCATTCTATTTACAGATGGTCTCCCTACTGCAAGTATTGGTTATCAATATAATGAGTCAACCAACCCGAATACGATTCATTATACGAATGCCATCAATGCAGCAACGAACCTCAAAAATTACGGTAGCCTCTTCTCAATTGGTTTAACCACGGGAATGACTGGTGACGAACTTACCGCAGCACGTTACTTCTTGAACCAAACACAAAATGCTGGTTTTTACGAAGCCCCAACAGCTGCGCAACTCCAAACAATATTTAATTCCATTTATACTCAGATCAATAACTACGGTACAAATGGGGTCGTGACGGATGTCATTGGTGACGATTTTGATCTCGTTGCTGGATCGCTTCCAGCGGGAGCTACGTATGACGCTGCAACGCGTACCATTACATGGAATATCGGCACGCTATCAGGCAATCCGACCTTAACCTATAAAGTTAAAGCGAAAGATTCCGTTATTGGTAGTGAGGATGTCACAGTCAAATTACCAACGAACAAAGTTGCAGAATTGACTTACACGGATGTCGATAATAATCCAAATCAAAAATTGACATTCCCTGTACCATCCGTTCATGTACCGCGAATCCTGGAAATTACAACGACAAACGCTGAAATCTTGTTGGGAGATTCTATCCAACTTGGCATGGGAACAGATCCTGCAGCTAATAACTATTTAAATATCACGGGTGGGACAGGCCAATATACTTACGCGTGGTACTTAGGAAATCAAACAACAGTTCTTTCCACGGATCGTAACCCAACATTTACCCCAACATCTGAAACTACTTACCGAGTTGTCGTGACTGATGCTGAAGGCTGTACAATTACAGGTTATATTACTGTAAAAATTAAAACTGGACAGCTCATCATTCATAAGAAAGATGAAGAAGGCAAACTGATACTCAATAATCCGGCTACGTTCATATTGTCCAAATCAGGTTCTCAGGATCTCATTGTAACGACCGGCAATACGGGAATCGCCACCTTTACTGGGCTAGGTAAAGGAACGTATACCTTGAAAGAAACCATTGCCCCTAATGGCTATGTATTGGATTCTACAATATATACGGTGGTAGTAGAATCTACTGGTGGCCAGGTAACCGTTACAGTTACGGATGCAACTCAAACGGTAATTCCAAGTAATCCGTTGGTTATCGTGAATAAAATTGCCACGATATCGATACCTGTCCAAAAATTCTGGGTTGATAATGATAATGATTTGAATGCGCGACCAACAGAAGTAGTTGTTCAAATTTATCAAAATAGCACATATATGATCGGAAAAGATTTAACTCTTACTCAAGGTCTAGACGGATTATGGAAGGGAACTTTTACTGATCTTCCTCGTTTTAATGCACAAGGAGAAGAGTATGAGTACACCATCAAAGAAGTACCCGTTGCAAATTATGAATCAGTAGTAGCAGACTATGAAATTACAAATACTTTGAAGATTGGCTCGTTGACTATTACCAAACTAGGAGAAAATGAAACACTCTTGGATGGTGCAGAATTTGAATTGCAAGAGGCAGATGGAACCGTAGCGAAAGATATTCAAGGAAACGAATTAACGGGAATAACAGTAGACGGTGTTCTAAGTTTTAACAATTTACCTTTTGGCACTTACACGTTGGTAGAAACGAAGGCACCCGATGGTTATGAATTAACTGATCAAACTTGGATAATCACCATTACTGAAGAAAATCAAACAAATCCGCACGTTACGATTACAGTTACTAATAAGCGCATGCAAACGTTACCTAGCACAGGCGGGCCAGGCACAATTCTATTCACATTAATTGGAGTAGGACTCATGCTTGTAGCCGGTATTTCCTTCAGTCAAACAGATCGAAAGGGGAGAAATAAAATGAATCGTATCACGAAGATTTTTACCACGTTGTTAATGGCTTTAATTGTAATGATGGGTGCAATACGTCCGATTGCTGCGGTTGAGACAGCACCAGGACCACCATCCGGAAAACCAACTACCGCTGATTTAGTGATTCATAAACTACAGTTCAATGGGCAAGAAATTCCTAACATTGAAAATCATGATGGAACAGAGATAACTATTCCAAATACATCTGGTTTGGCTGGTGTCACCTTTGATATTTATAAAGTAGCAGACGACGAAACGAGTAAAACTACTCCTGTGGGTGCTCCATCTGACACTGGAATTACAACGGCTGGTGGATTATTGACATTCGAAGACTTGCCTATGGGACGTTACTTAGTAGTTGAAGATGTGGATACTCTACCACATGGTGTCAACTACAATAGTCCGAATTTCTTGGTTGACGTACCGATGACCAATGCGGCTGGTACAGGATGGTTAAATCCCGTTCATGTTTATCCGAAAAACCGTTTAGTATTGGCAACTGTTGATTTCTACAAAGCATTCGAAGAAGAAGAAGGAGCAACAGCAACATTTGGTCTTTATGATGCCGAGACGGATGCATTGTTAGAGGAAGAAACGCTTTCGGCAAATGGTAAAGTTATTTTTACAAACGATGGCGATGGTTATGAAACAGGCTCCTATTATGTAAAAGAAATTTCGGTTGGCGGTGCATATGGATTAGATAGTACGGAATTTCCGGTTGCTATTACAAACGCTGATCATGACACCACTTTGAATGATAATAACGCCACTGTTCATGCTAATAATGCTGAAACCCCACTTATGAACTACATCATCACTGAACCGGAAAAAACAAATACAGATGATGATAACGATGACTTCTCAGCAAACTTGGGTGAAATCGTCAACTGGAACATTGATGTTCGTCTCCCTATGAATATTGAAGACTATACAATGTATAAATTTACAGATACGCTAGATTCTCGTCTGGACTATGTGGGTAACGTAGAAATTTCAATCGACGGTTTACCTGTAACCGGATTGGCAACCATTACTGAACCAACTACAACAAGTGGCGGTACGCTCATCATTGATTTTGACCTTGAAAAATTAGCAGAATATGCAGGCGATAATTTGAAGATTTCGTTTAATACCAAAATTAATGAAACAGCTTTAATGGGTCAAGAAATTCCTAATAACTTTGTACTCGACTTTGACAATGGATCCGAAATTGATTCTAAAACAATGGAAGAGCCACCATTTACCCAAACTGGTGGTGCGATGTTCGATAAGACATCCACACGACAAGATTTGGAAGACTTTAGTGGTGCGCAATTCTGGGTATATCGTATGAACGGTGATGATAAAGAATACTTACAAGCAGATCGTTCTTGGAGTACAGCTACTGATACTCCGTTTACTCTCACATCGTTAACAGATGGAACATTCAAGATTGAGGGACTATCATTTGGAACCTATTACCTAGAAGAACGTGTCGCTCTTCCTGGACACATGCTCCCTGGTACTGATTTTGAATTTGATGTTACTGCGAATACCTATAATGCGGAAGCGACAGTTCCTATTCAAAACCGACCAAGAATTGATCTTCCAAGTACAGGTGGAATGGGTACAATCCTCTTTACCATCGCAGGTGTAGGTTTGATGGCTGGTGCAGTTAAACTATACAAGAAAGAAGAAAAAGAATAA
- a CDS encoding tetratricopeptide repeat protein: protein MLIEKIQDLVHRALTLHEAGDFESAETLFLEALYLFDDKENKLYQLVVYGLGINYAAQKNYDGAKRCFEEGRINAEKVMNIPHELEMYQQLVVLMRESGDYEATEVLIKEEIRYRKKQVPDDYEGLAAAYYEAAKLYKLWDKENKLKEVLKQATLYSEKANKV, encoded by the coding sequence ATGTTGATCGAAAAAATCCAAGATTTAGTGCATCGGGCACTAACCTTGCACGAAGCGGGAGATTTCGAATCTGCCGAAACATTATTTCTTGAAGCCTTGTATTTATTTGATGATAAAGAAAATAAACTTTATCAACTTGTCGTCTATGGCTTAGGTATTAATTATGCAGCTCAGAAAAATTATGATGGGGCAAAGAGATGCTTTGAAGAAGGACGCATAAATGCAGAAAAAGTCATGAATATTCCTCATGAACTAGAAATGTATCAGCAGTTAGTAGTTCTTATGCGGGAGTCTGGAGACTATGAAGCGACAGAGGTTCTCATTAAAGAAGAAATTCGTTACCGTAAGAAACAGGTTCCCGATGATTACGAAGGGCTGGCAGCCGCTTATTATGAAGCTGCTAAACTATACAAGTTGTGGGATAAAGAAAATAAATTAAAAGAAGTATTGAAACAGGCTACACTGTACAGTGAGAAAGCGAATAAAGTATGA
- a CDS encoding ABC transporter substrate-binding protein codes for MRKNWLLKAGLVLASAGILAGCSGESKAEGDGTVNLGILQLMDHESLNASREGFLDVLEDAGYIEGENLNVDYQNAQLDQSNLQTMSERLSGQNDLILAIATPAAVSLANVDQETPILFTAITDPVDADLVASLDAPGGNLTGTTDAGPLEEQIALLLSLTTNPTHIGIIYNSSEPNSVIQGDQATELLEAAGVKVVLKTVSSTNEVQQAMESLAGDVQGIYVPTDNTLASTMGSVKQVAEANKLPVVAASTDQVKAGGLATYGIDYYELGRQTGEMALEIIEEGADPATMPIQSSEVLELVVNEEVAKALGIDPASITVPE; via the coding sequence AGGGTGTAGTGGAGAAAGCAAAGCAGAAGGAGATGGAACCGTTAATTTAGGAATTTTACAGTTAATGGATCACGAATCTTTAAACGCTTCTCGCGAAGGATTTTTGGATGTGTTGGAAGATGCAGGGTACATTGAAGGCGAAAACTTGAATGTGGATTACCAGAACGCACAATTGGATCAATCCAATTTACAAACGATGTCAGAACGTCTATCCGGACAAAATGATTTAATTCTAGCCATTGCAACGCCAGCGGCTGTTTCTCTAGCAAATGTGGATCAAGAAACACCGATTTTATTTACAGCAATTACTGATCCAGTTGATGCGGACTTAGTTGCGAGTTTGGATGCACCAGGTGGGAATTTAACCGGAACGACAGATGCGGGTCCGCTTGAGGAACAAATTGCTTTACTTCTTTCATTAACGACGAATCCGACCCACATAGGAATCATTTATAATTCAAGCGAACCAAACTCTGTTATTCAAGGCGATCAGGCAACGGAATTATTAGAAGCTGCAGGCGTAAAAGTAGTATTAAAAACCGTTTCATCTACAAATGAGGTACAACAAGCGATGGAATCGTTGGCAGGAGACGTGCAAGGTATTTACGTGCCAACTGACAATACTTTAGCGAGTACGATGGGATCTGTTAAGCAAGTGGCAGAAGCAAATAAATTGCCGGTCGTTGCTGCTTCCACGGACCAAGTTAAAGCAGGTGGCTTAGCAACATATGGAATCGACTACTACGAACTGGGAAGACAAACAGGTGAAATGGCTCTAGAAATTATTGAAGAGGGCGCTGATCCAGCAACGATGCCTATCCAATCTTCAGAGGTATTGGAACTAGTTGTAAACGAAGAAGTTGCTAAAGCACTTGGTATTGATCCGGCATCTATTACGGTACCCGAATAA
- a CDS encoding CapA family protein, with protein sequence MKKWLTLLSTFALFGCTTQTVEPAESGEEEGVRTESQATIESSEPQEPEEKRISFIGVGDNLIHENVIWAAETPDGSYDFSNMYENIAADVENADLAFLNQETIFAGPDYPYSGYPSFNTPEQLGTNMVDLGFDLINGATNHTLDFGVAGATYALDFWKQYEDVRYTGVFESEEASLEIPTIERDGVTFSFLAYTYGTNGIEPDTNWRVNYFDEEKIRTDVAKAKEVSDVVIVSAHWGDENTYVVNEYQEYYGQLFADLEVDVVIGTHPHVIQPVEWLTGANGNETLVVWSLGNLLAHALDDINTLGGMVSFDFVVTEEGTDIENIVFRPTVSHFSYHYNDNGRLKRKFKIYYLDQYTDELAVEHGLNALDGISVTKESYQEQVESVIAPEFLLQ encoded by the coding sequence ATGAAAAAATGGTTAACGTTACTATCTACCTTTGCTCTGTTTGGATGTACCACACAGACAGTTGAGCCAGCAGAATCTGGTGAAGAAGAGGGAGTACGCACAGAATCTCAAGCTACAATAGAATCTTCAGAACCACAAGAACCTGAAGAGAAACGGATTTCGTTCATCGGAGTGGGAGATAATTTAATACATGAAAATGTCATCTGGGCTGCTGAAACACCTGATGGCTCTTATGACTTTTCAAATATGTACGAGAATATCGCAGCTGACGTTGAAAATGCTGACTTAGCATTTTTGAATCAAGAGACAATTTTTGCAGGACCGGATTACCCTTACTCCGGCTATCCTTCATTTAATACACCTGAACAACTGGGTACAAATATGGTAGATTTAGGCTTTGATTTAATTAACGGTGCCACGAACCATACGTTGGACTTCGGCGTTGCCGGTGCAACGTATGCACTTGATTTTTGGAAACAATACGAAGATGTGCGTTACACAGGAGTTTTTGAAAGCGAGGAAGCAAGCCTTGAAATACCAACCATTGAACGAGATGGCGTGACATTTTCTTTCTTGGCTTATACATATGGTACAAACGGAATCGAACCGGATACGAATTGGCGTGTGAACTATTTCGACGAAGAGAAAATCCGTACAGATGTCGCAAAAGCCAAAGAAGTCAGCGATGTGGTAATCGTTTCAGCCCATTGGGGAGACGAGAATACCTATGTCGTAAATGAGTACCAAGAATATTATGGTCAGTTGTTTGCTGATTTGGAAGTCGATGTTGTCATCGGAACGCATCCGCATGTCATTCAACCTGTTGAGTGGCTGACTGGCGCAAATGGTAACGAAACGTTAGTTGTCTGGTCGCTAGGGAATTTATTAGCCCACGCACTTGATGATATTAATACGCTTGGGGGGATGGTTTCGTTTGATTTTGTCGTAACCGAAGAGGGAACAGATATCGAAAACATCGTATTCCGTCCAACAGTCTCGCATTTTAGCTACCATTACAATGATAATGGTCGTTTGAAACGAAAGTTTAAAATTTACTATTTAGATCAATACACGGATGAATTAGCAGTAGAGCATGGCTTGAACGCGTTGGATGGCATTTCTGTTACGAAAGAAAGCTATCAAGAGCAAGTCGAAAGCGTTATTGCACCAGAGTTCCTACTTCAGTAA
- a CDS encoding PfkB family carbohydrate kinase: protein MALNEKESKVFTYIKKDPFISQQALADKIGLSRPAVANIISGLVKRGYLLGKAYVVNETRPIVCIGAAATDRRFFVDGELVHRASKNVTSRTTCGGVALSISENLGRLQEDVVLLSVVGDDIEAEAIRDYMGSFVKINEIDTVSGATTGAYTEVVDENGEVALALSEMDIYDKMSPNWLAKRLSLLKQAKAIIIDNNVPKNTTEAIMDFAFKNKTPVSLVTVSALKAHNIPDDLKGVNLFVTSREEAELLLEMTIATDEQAVEAIQRYLEMGAEHVVISDRSRSIDYGSHKHGLVRFDLQNKDSQHYVWGTHEALIAGIIYRYLHTKNLVDVMMTGIVNAAMTAKSVNKVREDLTQATLEKDIKAFGDIEFKKLEI from the coding sequence ATGGCATTGAATGAGAAAGAGTCAAAAGTTTTTACGTATATTAAGAAAGATCCGTTTATATCCCAACAGGCGTTGGCTGATAAAATCGGACTATCACGACCTGCAGTAGCGAATATTATCTCGGGACTAGTTAAAAGAGGTTACTTATTAGGTAAGGCCTATGTGGTGAATGAGACTAGACCAATTGTATGTATCGGTGCTGCAGCAACTGACAGACGCTTTTTTGTGGACGGTGAACTTGTTCATCGTGCATCAAAAAATGTTACGTCTCGGACGACATGTGGTGGCGTTGCGTTGAGTATTTCGGAAAACTTGGGTCGCTTACAAGAAGATGTGGTCTTATTAAGCGTAGTCGGAGACGATATTGAAGCAGAAGCAATTAGGGACTACATGGGGTCATTTGTTAAAATCAATGAAATCGATACGGTTTCAGGTGCTACAACGGGTGCCTATACAGAAGTAGTCGATGAAAACGGCGAAGTGGCATTGGCGCTTTCAGAAATGGACATTTACGATAAAATGTCTCCGAATTGGTTGGCAAAACGCTTATCATTATTGAAACAAGCGAAAGCAATTATTATTGATAATAATGTTCCAAAAAACACTACGGAAGCAATCATGGATTTTGCTTTCAAGAATAAGACACCTGTTTCGCTTGTAACGGTTTCGGCTTTAAAGGCACACAATATTCCGGATGATTTAAAAGGTGTGAATCTTTTTGTTACAAGTCGTGAAGAGGCGGAATTATTGCTCGAGATGACTATTGCGACGGATGAGCAAGCGGTTGAAGCGATTCAACGTTACTTAGAAATGGGAGCAGAACATGTTGTTATTTCAGATCGCAGTCGTAGCATTGATTACGGTAGTCATAAACACGGTTTGGTCAGATTTGATCTCCAAAATAAAGATTCTCAACATTATGTGTGGGGAACCCACGAGGCATTAATAGCTGGAATTATTTATCGTTATCTTCATACTAAAAATCTAGTCGATGTGATGATGACCGGGATAGTAAATGCGGCTATGACAGCCAAGTCCGTTAACAAGGTTCGCGAGGATTTAACCCAAGCAACACTAGAAAAAGATATTAAAGCTTTTGGTGATATCGAATTTAAAAAATTAGAAATCTAG